A genomic segment from Anas platyrhynchos isolate ZD024472 breed Pekin duck chromosome 5, IASCAAS_PekinDuck_T2T, whole genome shotgun sequence encodes:
- the TMEM109 gene encoding voltage-gated monoatomic cation channel TMEM109 yields MAGPPRSASASRFRFRSRCSPGAGDGGRHRGEPGPAGGRAAAAALGPLTGGGGGGGGPGELRAPPVPSTDPLWRLGHAAWATLEGWLGPEPLRLLAEGLAAVLWLVSSAISAGLAVLSTVAGDILSACGLGGAGLVRGAALAPGEVQRVLLWGLAALAGARLLRRLLGVLLAPLRRALRCLKLCCFLAAFLRVAAAEGSGPTAQAAMLLGLWGLYLLLGGGGEHPPGPEARLEAAVRSLEWKVEELCRWHRWGGAQNREEE; encoded by the exons AtggcggggccgccccgctccgcttCCGCCTCCCGCTTCCGCTTCCGGTCccggtgt AGCCCAGGCGCCGGGGATGGGGGGCGACACCGGGGGGAGCCGGGCCCTGCTGGGGGCcgcgctgctgccgctgccctgGGCCCCCTCActgggggcggcggcggcgggggggggcccggAGAGCTTCGtgccccccccgtccccagcaCCGACCCGCTGTGGCGCCTGGGCCACGCCGCCTGGGCCACGCTGGAGGGCTGGCTGGGCCCCGAGCCACTGCGCCTGCTGGCGGAG GGCCTGGCAGCCGTGCTGTGGCTGGTCTCCTCCGCCATCTCGGCCGGCCTGGCCGTGCTCAGCACCGTGGCGGGGGACATCCTGAGCGCCTGCGGCCTGGGCG GGGCCGGGCTGGTGCGCGGGGCGGCGCTGGCCCCCGGCGAGGTGCAGcgggtgctgctgtgggggctGGCGGCGCTGGCGGGGGCCCGGCTGCTGCGGCggctgctgggggtgctgctggccccGCTGCGGCGGGCGCTGCGCTGCCTCAAGCTCTGCTGCTTCCTGGCAGCCTTCCTCCGCGTGGCGGCCGCCGAAGGCAGCGGCCCCACGGCGCAGGCGGCGATGCTGCTGGGCCTCTGGGGGCtctacctgctgctggggggcggcggggagcacccccccggccccgaggCCAGGCTGGAAGCCGCCGTCCGCAGCCTGGAGTGGAAGGTGGAGGAGCTGTGCCGCTGGCACAGGTGGGGGGGGGCCCAGAACCGCGAGGAGGAGTGA